The sequence below is a genomic window from Pleurocapsa sp. PCC 7327.
GGCGATAGATATATTTGGCTAGGGGATGTTTGGATGGCTCTAGTTGAGTGCTAACCATGACAGGCTCTTATTTTAGGGATGGGGATCGAATTTTGTTATCAATTACTGTTATTATTGCCGATTATCTGAGTGGCGATCGCGTCTTCAGTACCAGTCAACAAGATCGCTGCCTGGGGTTCGCTCCAACGCACCATCCAATTTGGCTGAACGCCTAAAATAACGATAAATAAGGCGAGAACGATCGCAGGCATCCGTTCCGACCACAAAACTTGCGGTAATTGAGATAATTCTGGGGTAAGGCGACCAAAAAAGACGCGGTTAACCATCAGCAAGAAATAAACTGCCGTCAACCCGCTACCTATCAGGCAGAGCAAAGTTTGTAGGGGAAAAATGGGGAAACTGCCTCGAAAGACCAGAAATTCTGCAATAAATCCTGCCATTCCCGGAATTCCCGCACTCGCCATCACGCCCAAAATCATCAGACTTCCAGCGATGGGCAACCCCCGTTCGGGGTTAAGCAATCCTTTTAAGAAATAGACATCGCGACTTCCAGTTTTTTTATACACTACCCCTACCAGCAAGAACAGCAAAGCAGAAATCAAACCGTGACTGACCATTTGGAAAATTGCAGCGGTGATGCTGAGGCGAGTAGTAGCTGCCGCCGCCAAAAGAATATACGCCATGTGAGCGATGGAGGAGTAGGCAACCACTTTTTTCATGTCTTGTTGAGCGATCGCGCAGGAAGCCCCATATAATGCACTAATTGCAGCTAAAGTTGCCATAGCGGGTGCTAAAATCGCCCAAGCATCTAAGAATAACCCTACGCCAAACCGCAGCAAGCTATAGGTTCCCAGCTTCAACAATACCCCGGCTAACAGCACAGAAACCGGAGTAGAGGCCTCCACGTGAGCATCTGGCAGCCAAGTATGGAACGGGAAAATCGGAATCTTGATCGCTAAACCAACCAGAAGTGGGGCGAGTAAGAGGAGTTGCGTCCCTACGGGTAAAGTATGCGATCGCAACGGTGCATAATCAAAACTAGAAGCTCCCGTCAGCCATACCAGTCCTAAGAAAGAGACTAGCACCAAAAAACCCGAAATCGCCGTATACAGAAGAAATTTCATCGCTGCATAGCCTCGGCGTTCTCCTCCCCAAATGGCAATTAAGAAGTATAAGGGAATAATTTCTAGTTCGTAGAACAGGAAAAATAGCAGTAAATCCTGTGCCAAGAAAGCGCCAGCAATGCCGCTACTGAGGAGAAGTAACAGAGAATAGTAAAATCGGGGTCGATGGATGGACTGACTCGTGCTGTAGATAGCAATTAAGCTCAGCAGGCTATTCAAGAAAATCAAAGGAAATGACAGCCCATCAATTCCCAAATGGTAACTCAAACCGAGCCAGCTAATCCAAGGAAGATATTCGGATAGTTGAATGTCGGGGTTGGTTGGATCGAACTCAAATCCCAAAACTAAATTCAGAAATAATACGCAACTGGCAATCGCCAAAGCTATCGTCCTGGTATGAAAAGCCTCTAGCTTCCCCGGATAAAATGCAATTAGTACTGCTCCTAATAAAGGCACCCAGATTAAGGCACTGAGCATTGTCTTTTAACTTATCTCCTTATAAAAATGATGGTTTGATTGGTTGCTAGTCGTTAGTAGTTAATCGCTCCTTGACTTATTAACTACTATCCACTAACCGCTAATTATTGACTGAGAAGCGACGACCAATAATTTGTTACGATCGTCCACTGACCGCTAAGCACCGACCATAGCAAGAAACTTACGCCTAGCACAATGGTCAGCAGATAAAACTGAGACTGACCGGAAACGTTGTATTTAAGGGCATTGCCGCCAAAAATGGTAGCCAGACTGACAAAGTTAACGACTCCGTCGATAACGTAGCGATCGAACCAAGATGCTAATTTCGATAGCGACGCTACTAGCCAAACTACAGTGAAATTATAAATTTTATCGACGTAAAAGTCGTAAGCAAACAAATCTTGGAAAAACCGCAGGTAAAGTTGCGTCGGTCTTGCCCATGACCTACGCAGTTCCATGGTAGCTCCCATAATACAGCCAAATAAACCCGATGCCACCAATAAGGGGATTGCATATTGAAAAATAGCGCGATCGCTATTGGCTAGGGGAGTTGTCGGACTCAACCACAACGGCCATCGAATCGGAGC
It includes:
- a CDS encoding NADH-quinone oxidoreductase subunit M; its protein translation is MLSALIWVPLLGAVLIAFYPGKLEAFHTRTIALAIASCVLFLNLVLGFEFDPTNPDIQLSEYLPWISWLGLSYHLGIDGLSFPLIFLNSLLSLIAIYSTSQSIHRPRFYYSLLLLLSSGIAGAFLAQDLLLFFLFYELEIIPLYFLIAIWGGERRGYAAMKFLLYTAISGFLVLVSFLGLVWLTGASSFDYAPLRSHTLPVGTQLLLLAPLLVGLAIKIPIFPFHTWLPDAHVEASTPVSVLLAGVLLKLGTYSLLRFGVGLFLDAWAILAPAMATLAAISALYGASCAIAQQDMKKVVAYSSIAHMAYILLAAAATTRLSITAAIFQMVSHGLISALLFLLVGVVYKKTGSRDVYFLKGLLNPERGLPIAGSLMILGVMASAGIPGMAGFIAEFLVFRGSFPIFPLQTLLCLIGSGLTAVYFLLMVNRVFFGRLTPELSQLPQVLWSERMPAIVLALFIVILGVQPNWMVRWSEPQAAILLTGTEDAIATQIIGNNNSN